In the genome of Helicobacter sp. NHP19-003, one region contains:
- a CDS encoding DNA methyltransferase has product MDRIHPYPAKFTIDLALEYIQKYTCRKEVVLDPFCGSGTTLLAARQLDRQSFGFDVNHIAYLITQAKLLYLDNHDIKKLKEFYIKKGNFLQNYKAINHWFKVDSIKALSNIKASIDEFSRGNRKYKVFLSLIFSSIVNVVSNQESDTRYASVNKKHLNEDYVYRKFTEKLFQTIEIFENLAFENSIGQYVFLHNAKTLCEKIFKDSISLVLTSPPYPNTYDYYLYHKHRMLWLDFDVKFSMQNEIGSRREYSSLKLPKEKFNNDLLEVFRQCGEVLKNDSYIVLVMGDGKIQGEIYNAKDEILTLTNKLNWDLVDYSCSELDQTSRSFAQNYRTKHKKEHILTFQRVKMR; this is encoded by the coding sequence TTGGATAGGATACATCCGTACCCAGCTAAATTCACCATAGACCTGGCACTAGAGTACATACAGAAGTATACCTGCAGAAAGGAAGTTGTCTTAGATCCGTTTTGTGGTTCAGGGACTACCTTGCTGGCTGCAAGACAGCTGGATAGACAGTCATTTGGATTCGATGTAAATCACATCGCTTATTTGATAACACAAGCGAAATTGTTATATCTGGATAATCATGACATCAAAAAGTTAAAAGAATTCTACATAAAAAAGGGTAATTTTCTACAAAATTATAAAGCTATTAATCACTGGTTTAAAGTAGATAGCATCAAAGCGCTGTCAAATATAAAGGCTAGCATTGACGAGTTCAGTCGAGGCAACAGGAAATATAAAGTCTTTTTAAGTTTAATTTTTTCTTCCATTGTCAATGTAGTTTCCAACCAGGAGTCAGATACTAGATATGCCAGTGTCAACAAGAAGCATCTAAATGAAGACTATGTATACAGGAAATTTACAGAAAAACTGTTTCAAACTATTGAAATCTTTGAAAATCTAGCCTTTGAAAATAGCATCGGTCAGTATGTTTTTTTACACAATGCAAAGACACTATGTGAAAAAATATTCAAAGACTCAATATCACTTGTTCTCACTTCTCCACCATATCCAAACACTTACGATTACTATTTGTATCATAAGCACAGAATGCTATGGCTCGATTTCGATGTAAAGTTTTCTATGCAAAACGAAATAGGTTCGAGGCGAGAATATTCGAGCTTAAAATTACCAAAAGAAAAATTTAACAACGATCTATTAGAGGTTTTTAGGCAATGCGGAGAAGTATTAAAGAATGATAGCTATATTGTACTTGTGATGGGTGATGGCAAAATACAAGGTGAGATTTATAACGCCAAAGATGAAATTCTAACACTTACAAACAAGCTAAATTGGGACCTAGTTGATTATTCTTGCAGTGAGCTTGACCAAACAAGTCGATCTTTTGCACAAAATTATAGAACTAAACATAAGAAAGAGCACATTTTAACATTTCAGAGAGTAAAAATGAGATGA
- a CDS encoding DUF6710 family protein, with product MIFALPWCRGVKCDSYIDMLCKIGDNKVEGWEQSKCGCVVVLWLPWLAFVDHSNCSIAAAILNATKTPLKPTAVYDVSSALNSIYTD from the coding sequence ATTATCTTTGCCCTCCCATGGTGCAGAGGGGTAAAATGTGATAGTTATATTGACATGCTTTGTAAGATTGGAGATAATAAGGTAGAGGGATGGGAACAAAGTAAGTGCGGTTGTGTGGTGGTTCTGTGGCTTCCGTGGCTTGCGTTTGTTGACCATAGTAATTGCTCCATCGCTGCTGCTATTCTAAACGCCACAAAAACTCCTTTGAAACCTACGGCAGTTTACGATGTGTCATCTGCATTGAATTCGATCTATACAGATTGA
- a CDS encoding tetratricopeptide repeat protein — MITLKSALNTIFIGVLCLGCAKSDRYYIDARKALDEGNCKKASKFYQKLLKREDSRGYNGIGVLQACHQDFRALQNFQKAREAREKGNAKPYYNSGFFYYNISNRQCQTARDFFSRAGDMGYSDGYFSLGNLYNSGCDNIHKDQATAKKYWEKAANLGNAKALVNLGVMYKRNGKYKQAQQNFKKAGDMGESYGYLSLADMYLDPDPNLDPDLKDGYIRKALLYLQKAANMGDVQACISKVTLIYTSNNTKAHSINLSICTQPKNHTKKIKCKKPRSYLDFSNRYINSQGFQENSSEGRKYQKSVGTTCNCSCAGYAY; from the coding sequence ATGATCACACTAAAAAGTGCGTTGAATACGATATTTATAGGGGTACTTTGTTTAGGATGTGCCAAAAGCGATCGATACTACATCGATGCTCGAAAGGCTCTAGACGAGGGCAATTGCAAAAAAGCCTCTAAGTTTTATCAGAAACTTTTAAAAAGAGAAGATTCTAGAGGATACAACGGTATAGGAGTCTTGCAAGCTTGTCACCAAGACTTCCGAGCTCTCCAGAACTTTCAAAAAGCAAGAGAAGCAAGAGAAAAGGGGAATGCTAAGCCTTACTATAATTCAGGATTTTTCTACTACAACATCTCAAATAGACAATGCCAAACAGCTAGAGATTTTTTTAGCAGGGCCGGAGATATGGGTTACTCTGATGGTTACTTTAGCTTAGGAAACCTATACAATAGCGGTTGTGATAATATCCACAAAGATCAAGCTACAGCTAAAAAATACTGGGAAAAAGCCGCTAATCTGGGGAATGCTAAAGCTCTTGTCAACTTAGGCGTTATGTATAAGAGAAACGGAAAATACAAACAAGCGCAACAAAACTTCAAAAAGGCTGGGGACATGGGAGAATCTTACGGTTATCTTAGCCTAGCAGACATGTACCTTGACCCTGACCCTAATCTTGATCCTGACCTTAAAGACGGATACATCAGAAAAGCTCTCCTATATCTTCAAAAAGCGGCGAACATGGGGGATGTTCAAGCCTGCATTAGTAAAGTAACACTCATCTACACCTCCAATAATACAAAAGCACACAGCATAAACTTGAGTATATGCACACAGCCAAAGAATCACACAAAAAAAATAAAATGTAAAAAACCGAGGTCATATCTCGATTTTTCAAACCGATACATCAACAGTCAAGGTTTTCAGGAAAACAGCTCCGAAGGTCGCAAATACCAGAAATCTGTAGGCACAACCTGTAACTGCAGTTGCGCTGGTTATGCATATTAA